A stretch of Ischnura elegans chromosome 4, ioIscEleg1.1, whole genome shotgun sequence DNA encodes these proteins:
- the LOC124157101 gene encoding palmitoyltransferase ZDHHC23-B-like isoform X2 produces MGPSDVENNPLCCCEYFNLKEERSHLLGCCCDCQELDDNVESYDHLDIECSICRRIVPPRTYHCKACQTCILKMDHHSVWINCCIGKRNHAFFLMAIIFLVSALVYGSNLTLTTVCQPFLFMNVILLPEDCSDVYHEFDIAVCFVAAVYCLLTAILLTTMLIRQCWLISMGITSREWRIHRKMGNIFSCFCVKHSNNNGFIKNWTDFCLGGSK; encoded by the exons ATGGGTCCTTCTGATGTGGAAAATAACCCACTCTGTTGctgtgaatattttaatttaaaagaggAAAGGAGTCATTTGTTAGGCTGCTGTTGTGACTGCCAAGAGTTAGATGACAATGTTGAAAG TTATGATCATCTTGATATTGAGTGCTCCATTTGTCGAAGGATTGTGCCTCCTCGGACTTACCATTGCAAGGCATGCCAGACATGCATATTGAAGATGGATCATCATAGTGTTTG GATCAATTGCTGCATTGGAAAAAGAAACCATGCCTTCTTCTTAATGGCAATAATTTTCCTAGTAAGTGCGCTGGTATATGGGTCAAATTTAACATTGACTACAGTTTGCCAGCCattccttttcatgaatgtgataCTTTTACCAGAAGACTGCAGTGATGTGTACCATGAATTCGA tattgcAGTGTGCTTTGTTGCAGCAGTGTACTGTTTATTGACTGCGATCCTGTTGACTACAATGCTCATTCGTCAGTGCTGGTTAATATCAATGGGTATAACTAGTAGAGAATGGCGAATTCACaggaaaatgggaaatatattttcctgtttttgcGTGAAGCATTCTAATAACAACGGCTTTATAAAAAATTGGACTGATTTCTGTCTTGGTGGCtcaaagtaa
- the LOC124157101 gene encoding palmitoyltransferase ZDHHC23-B-like isoform X1: MGPSDVENNPLCCCEYFNLKEERSHLLGCCCDCQELDDNVERLISGRPNQNRHSVFTVIKDRLRIPWVGGAKQVPWDEVSPVIIEPALAYLASLNLWCSIIVFTVTPLVMFFLYRSLMKSIPQTRFFVIWAITSAVLLLAVFELKVVPLLEILPSENLKFFSLLCISFFFVYKAKTKTSSVQNNSDVAINTSYDHLDIECSICRRIVPPRTYHCKACQTCILKMDHHSVWINCCIGKRNHAFFLMAIIFLVSALVYGSNLTLTTVCQPFLFMNVILLPEDCSDVYHEFDIAVCFVAAVYCLLTAILLTTMLIRQCWLISMGITSREWRIHRKMGNIFSCFCVKHSNNNGFIKNWTDFCLGGSK, encoded by the exons ATGGGTCCTTCTGATGTGGAAAATAACCCACTCTGTTGctgtgaatattttaatttaaaagaggAAAGGAGTCATTTGTTAGGCTGCTGTTGTGACTGCCAAGAGTTAGATGACAATGTTGAAAG GCTCATATCTGGCAGACCCAATCAAAATAGGCACAGCGTTTTCACTGTGATCAAAGACAGACTTAGAATCCCTTGGGTTGGTGGCGCCAAACAAGTCCCATGGGATGAAGTATCACCTGTTATTATTGAACCAGCCCTAGCATATTTGGCCTCCCTCAACCTATGGTGCTCAATAATTGTTTTCACTGTTACGCCTCTAGTCATGTTTTTCCTTTATCGTTCACTGATGAAATCCATTCCTCAAACAAGGTTTTTTGTTATCTGGGCAATCACCTCGGCAGTACTGTTGTTGGCCgtttttgaattaaaagttgTTCCACTGCTGGAGATATTGCCCTCAGAGAACTtgaagtttttctctctcttgtgcatttctttcttttttgtgtATAAAGCGAAAACTAAAACCTCCTCTGTTCAAAACAATTCCGATGTTGCCATTAATACCAGTTATGATCATCTTGATATTGAGTGCTCCATTTGTCGAAGGATTGTGCCTCCTCGGACTTACCATTGCAAGGCATGCCAGACATGCATATTGAAGATGGATCATCATAGTGTTTG GATCAATTGCTGCATTGGAAAAAGAAACCATGCCTTCTTCTTAATGGCAATAATTTTCCTAGTAAGTGCGCTGGTATATGGGTCAAATTTAACATTGACTACAGTTTGCCAGCCattccttttcatgaatgtgataCTTTTACCAGAAGACTGCAGTGATGTGTACCATGAATTCGA tattgcAGTGTGCTTTGTTGCAGCAGTGTACTGTTTATTGACTGCGATCCTGTTGACTACAATGCTCATTCGTCAGTGCTGGTTAATATCAATGGGTATAACTAGTAGAGAATGGCGAATTCACaggaaaatgggaaatatattttcctgtttttgcGTGAAGCATTCTAATAACAACGGCTTTATAAAAAATTGGACTGATTTCTGTCTTGGTGGCtcaaagtaa